In the genome of Luteitalea pratensis, the window GACGCCGTGAACCGCTGCGACGTCCGATCCATGCTCTGGTCGAACCAGCCGTTGATCTTGGCGACGAGATCGCTGGGTGCGGCCTGGAGTACGGCCAGCGTCTGGCGAGTCGCGTGCGACAGCTCTGGCGACTTCTGCTCGAGTTGAAGGGCCAGCATCCGGATCTGTGCGAGCTTCGCGTTCGGGTCGCCGATACCGTTGTTTGCGAGCGCCGTGTTCAGCGCGGCGACGACATCGGGCTTCAGTGACGTCCCCCTCGCGCCGGCGGCGAATGCCATGAGCAGTTTGGTGAACTCTTCACGGTGTATGACGTTACCGAGACGGCGCGCGGAGGTACCGACAACGCTCGAGCCGCTCACGAGGGGATGCCTGAGCACGGCGCCCGCGATGGCCCGGCTGTGCTCGGGACCGAGCGTCTCGTCCAGTTGCTGCAGCAGGTCCGTCAGGCCTTGTCGCAGGTGAGACCCGCGGCTGTTCACGATGCTCGTCAGCGCCTGTGTGATGACCGTCACGGCCATGCTGAGGGCGAGCAGCACGACCACGAGACCAATGAGTACGTCCAGAGACTCCAGCATCGCCACCTCGCGGAAGCCGGCGATCGCACCGGCTCGTCTATGAACGTCGAGCCCGCCATGGGCGTACAGGTCCTTGCGGCTGCCCCTGGTGCCGAAACCGTCGCCCGTCGGCCCAGCGGACGTGCGCGGACGTGTTTGGCACGCGTACCGAGAAGGTGACGCGCCACCTGCACGCCCGCCACCACACCTGTACGGTGAGCGTGCCGGGAGCGTCTTCCCAGAGAGGGTTTGGCCGCGACACGCGGCGGTACGATCCACGTCGCGCGCCGTCAAGGAGGTTCGCTTGGGTGACCGCAACCGACTGTTCATCAGCTACAGCCACCTCGACACCAAGTGGCTCGATGCCATCACCGAACAACTCGCCGTTCTTCAGGCAGAGGGGCTCGTCTCCATCTGCGACGATACGAAGCTGCAGGTCGGAGAGAACTGGTATGAGCAACTCAACGAGATCATGCTCGGCGCCAGGCTTGGACTGCTGCTGATCTCGGCTCCGTTCCTGAACTCGGAGTTTGTGCGCAAAGAGGAGGTCCCGCGTCTCTTCGATCAGCATGCAGCGGTCGGAATGAAGATCTACCCTCTCCTTGTCGAGCCGTGCCCCTGGAAGCGTGTCGAATGGCTCGCCAGGCTGCAGCTACGACCGCAAGACGCCAGACGGGAGGCCAAGCCGCTCTCGACGTTCCAGGGGGCGGCGAGGAAGCAGAAGATTGTCGACGTCGCGTACGAAATCGCCACCCTCGTCCAGCAATGACGTGGCTCGCTCCTCAACCAACCGGAGTTGCCCGGCTTCCTCGCGCTGGTGAGGTTCTCCACCGGCCGCAACGTGGCCTGATACGTCGCCCTCCTGAGGCCCTGCCCGCGCCTTCCCGTTTCGGGCCAGTTGAGGTGTCCGAAAGGTCACGTCGCGACGTCCTCTCCTGATGCGATCACCGCAGGGCCGTCCCGGCGGGTGTGTGCCTCTGGATGGTGAAGACGGCGCACGGGCTGACCACGCCCGGTCGCCTGGGAGCTTCGCGTGTCAACGTCCGGGCGACACCGGCCGCGTTCCGGCGGACGTGTGAGGAAGAACATGCCAAAGGCATTGCGCGTCAATGGAGTGCCCGACCTGAAGCCGGATGCGTCGCCGGGGACTTCGAGGTGGATGGCCCCCCTTGCCTTCAATGGCCGGCGCCGATAGCCGCCCGTTTCACAGCGATGTCACGCGCGGTCGAGGATGACGTACGGGATCACTGGCGCAGTCGGCCTGCCCCGGTGGGTCAAGACCTCGTCGCAACTGTGGCCGTGACTGCGGCGGGCGTGTCCGCGTGCAGGAAGCGGAGGACCGACGCCACGTATTCCGCCGGTGCCGTGGTCATGCCCTCATGAGCCTGGCCTGCCAGAGTCTCGACGCGAGCGTCAGGCAGCACCGCGGCCAGTGCGTCGGTGACGTAGAACTCGCGCGGGCTCTCTGAGCCGACCTGGAGCAGGACGGGCACGCGCAGGTTACCGAACCGAGCGGCATCGAAGTCGTAGGCGCCCAGGGCCCGGAGATCCTCGAGTGATGCTCGAGCGTCGGCGACGATCGGCGGCCAGTCGTCCGAGGCGCGCACCGCATCGAGGTCCTCGCTTGGGACGTGGAGCACATTGGCGAAGAACGCATACGCGAGCTGATCCCAGGCGCCGGCTCCCGCAAGGGCCTCGAGCGCCGCAAACGCATCCGGCTGGATCAAGTGCGGCCACGCGGGCTCGTAGAGCACGAGTTTCGTGACGCGGTGAGGCTCGCGCGCCGCGGCGACCAGGGCACAATGCGCGCCGTACGAATGGCCAACCAAGGCCACGGGTTCGCCGGCGGCGCGAATGACCGCGAGGACGTCCTGTGCTTCGTCCGCCAGAGAGTGGCCCAACGTCGCCTCGGTCGCGCCACGGCCACGCCTCGCCACCGCGTGGACGCTGGCGTATCGCCGCAACTCGGGTGCGACCCGTGCCCAGTTGCTGTCGTGGTCGCTGAACGCGCCGTGGACGAGCAACAGCGGTGGACCGCTGCCCTCGACGGTATACGACACCTTTGATCCTGTGGCTGTGGGAATGACCAGCATGGCACGCCTCCTCGCGATAAATGACCGTGTTGCGGTTGTCCGCGCCCGGTTCGACGAATGGTCGAGCCGGCCTGAGGTTCCGGATGCGCCGAGCTGGAATGGCGTTCGGCTGGCACCTCGGCGCCGTTCAATTCAAGGGCGTGAGTCCGCGCCTTCCGGTGTGAGGCGCGAGCGAGGGGGGCACGTGAGCGCGACCGTTGCGATTGCGCCGTTCGACAATCTGTCCGGCGATCCGGCGCAGGACTACTTCGCCCGCGGGTTCGTCGAGGATGTCGCCACCGAACTCTCGCGGTTCGGCACGCTCGAAGTCCTGCATCCGCGCGCGTTTGGCGCCGCTCCTCTCGACGCCGACTCGGCCCGCCCCGTTCCGGCCGCGCACATCGTCCACGGCAGCGTCCGCCGTACTGGCAGTTCGGTGCGAGTCAACGTGCAACTCGTCGAGGCGGCCAATGGACGGCAGCTCTGGGCCGATCGCTACGACGCTACCGCCGCCGACCTGCTCGCGGTGCAGGATGCGATCGCCGCCCGCATCGCCAGCACGCTGGCAGTCCGGATCAACGAGGCCCGGCTCGGCATCGCGCGGCGCGCGCCCCTCTCCAGCCTCGAGGCCTACGACTGCTGGCTACGCGGCCTCGAGCGCTTGCGCACCGGCAGCGTGGAGGCCGACGCCGAGGCTCGATGCTTCTTCGAGCGGGCGCTGCAGATCGATCCCGGCTATGCGCGAGCCTACGCAGGGATCTCGCTGACGCACTTCAACGAATGGAGCTGCCAGGCATGGGTCAAGTGGGACGAGAAGGAGCGCCTTGCGCACGAGTACGCACGGCGCGCGCTCGCGCTCGACGAGACCGACGCGGTTGTGCAGGTCGTGCTCGGGCGCATCCTGGTTTACCGGCGTCAGTACGACGAAGCCGCTCACCACGTCGAGCGCGCACTGCTGCTCAATCCCAATGACACCGACGTCCTCGTCCACGCGGGCCTGTGCCAGGCCTACCTTGGTGATCTCGAGGCCGCGCTCGAGACGGGCACCAAGGCGATGCGGCTCAACCCAGCGCATCCGACGTGGTACGCCGCGCCGGCCGGCCTCGCGCTGTTCCTGCTCGGTCGAGATCGTGAATGCCTGGAGCTGACGCCGCCGACCATGATGTTCGTGGACGTGCCCGCCTTCCTGGCCGCCTCTTGTGCGTTCACCGGGGACATGGAGTCCGCCCGTCGATACCTGCGCAGGTTTCTCGACGACTTCCAGGAGCGCATCGGCTTCGGACGCACCGCCGAACCGGGTGAGCCGCTGCGCTGGCTGCTGCACGTGAACCCGTTCAGGCGTCCCGAAGATGCCGAGCGTCTTGCGCGCGGCCTCGCACTCGCGGGACTCGAAGCCGATCCCGACGAGGGACGTCCCGAAGCCGTCGCGCGCCCACTCGCGCCCGACGCCTCACCGGCCACGTTGCGCCGCGATGGGCCGCTCTGGACGATGGGGTTCGGCGGTGTGTCGGTACGATTGACGCACCAGAAGGGCTTCCTGGATCTCGCGCAGCTCCTCGCGCGCCCGAGCATCGAACTGCACTGCCTGGAACTCGCCGATCGGCCCGCGGAACCCGCCGGTGATGCGCCCATGCTGGACGACCGCGCGCGCCGTGAGCTGAAGGCGCGCGTATGCGACCTTCAGCGCGAGATCGACGATGCCGATGCCGCCTGTGACCTCGGTCGAGCCGAAGCCGCTCGCGAAGAGCTCGATCGCATCGTCGAGCACCTGTCGGACGCCGTCGGCCTGGGAGGCCGCTCCCGGCACCTGGGCAGCGCCGCCGAGCGGGCGCGGTCGGCCGTGACCTGGCGTATTCGCAGCGCGATCCGGAAAGTGGCTGCCATGCATCCGCGACTCGGCCGGCACTTCGAGAACGCCGTACGCACGGGGACGTTCTGCGTGTACGAGCCGGAATCGCCGACTGCCTGGACCCTGTAGCCTATGCGTAGCCGTCGAGCTTGCTCGACGGGCAGCGTAGCGGCGGGACAAGTATCCATGACGCCAGCGCCACCGGCCCAAACGAATCTGGCAAGCGCTCTCGACATTCCGCATGGCCGCATTCCAGCATTGCGGTTCGCGGGCGCGCGGCGGGCGTGCCCGCGAGATTCGTTGGAGTCCCGCAGCTACGCACCTGAGGTTCGTGCCGTCCCGCCGATCAGCGCACCATCTTGCGCAGCACGAACGTCACGCGGAGGTTCACACCGCCCGTCGGGTTGAACCCGAGAAACGTCGTCCGCTGCTCGCCGATGAACCCGACGTAGTTGCCCGCACCGCCGGTGACGACGCGCGTGAGTGCGCCCGAGCCTTCCAGGCCCTCACTCGCCATCATCTCCTTACCCTGGCGGCCGAGGACGAAGAGCTGCGCCGTGTGGGCCCACCAGTCGGCCGCAGGAATGTCCGAGGCCGACACCAGGTGCGTGCCGCGGGATATCCAGACGCCGACGTGGCCGATTCGGTACGGATTGAAATCCGCCCCATCACCTTGAATGGTGCCGCCTGGGAACACGCGCCCCTCGGTGACGTAGAAGGCGCCCCGTTCGGGTTGCGTGTGTTCGGGCTTGACGAGCGTCGGCACGAACTTGCCGCCGAGATCCTCGGCGACATCAACAGTGATTTCGATGACGTCCCGGTCCTGGCTGGCCCCCTGCACCTGCGCGTGCGAGACGGTTGCTGCCGACAGCGCGAGGGCGAGCGCGGAGACCGCGAGCACGAACCTGCGGCGACGAACGCGGGTGACGAGAGAGGATGACGATGACATGGTGTTCCTCCTGGATGAATGAAGGCGAGCATCCTGCGCGCACGGGTGAACCCTCGTGCTCGCAGGCATCCAGTGGGCGTGAGGCGCGGCGTCACGATGGGAGGGACGGCGAGGCCGATCCTCCTTCCTCCCCTTCACGACAGGCGCGCGGCGACGGTGTGTCGGTAGGCCGAACGGCCGGATCCGAGGATGGCGATGACGGCGACCATGCCGCACACCGTGCAGATCGCCAGGGAATAGCGAACCGCGGACGGATTCGCGAAGACTCGGTCGGTGATCACGGCCACGCTGGTCGGGCCGACGACGCCCGCAAAGAGATTCACCACGAGCAGGTAGAGGGCCGTGCCCTGTCCCCTGAGGTGCGTGGGCAGCGCCTCGGCAACCGCCGCGTTCGCAGCGCCCCACGGCATGGCCGCGAAGATGTTCACGGGCACGAGCAGCCAGGCGGCCACCACGGAGGACGAAACGAGAGGGTATGCGCCGGCGGTGACGATCATGCCGAACGCCGCGATGATTGCGACCAGTAGTGGCGCGTCCGCGCGACCGCTGTAGACCCAACGGTCCGTGAGCCAGCCACCGGCGAGCGCGCCAAGTACGCCGAAGGTCATCGTCAGGAGGCCCTGCAGGGCGCCCGCTTCCGTGGCGGTCCACGCGTGCGTCCGGACGAAGAACGTGGCCAGCCACGCCGCGATGCCGTAGTTGACGGCAGACGAGCACGCGAATCCGAAGGCCAGCGTAGCCAGGGTGCGGCGATGGATGCGCACGTAGTCGAACACCTCGCGCGGCGACGCCGCAGCGGCGCGGGCTCCCCGCTGCGGTTCATGCATCGTCAGGGCCAGCGCCCCGACGACGAGGCCCGGCGCGCCCACGACCAGGAACACCACCTGCCAGGAGCGGATCGGCCCGAAGAAGGGAAGGGAGACGGTCATCCCCTCGGCCGACACGCCCGCCACGTACGCGCCAATCGCGTACGCGATGCCAGACCCGAGGAACGTGCCGAGTGCGAACACGCTCATGGCGCGGGCGCGGCTCTCACGCGGGAACACGTCACCGAGCAGCGACACGGCTGAGGGCCCGAGTGTCGCTTCGCCGACGCCGACTCCCATGCGGAGGACGAGCAACTGTCCGAAGGACTGCGCGAAGCCGCACAGTACGGTCATCCCGCTCCACAGGAGGGCGCCGGCTGCGACGATGCGTCGCCGGCTGTAGCGATCAACGAGCGCACCGACGGGCACGCCCA includes:
- a CDS encoding toll/interleukin-1 receptor domain-containing protein yields the protein MGDRNRLFISYSHLDTKWLDAITEQLAVLQAEGLVSICDDTKLQVGENWYEQLNEIMLGARLGLLLISAPFLNSEFVRKEEVPRLFDQHAAVGMKIYPLLVEPCPWKRVEWLARLQLRPQDARREAKPLSTFQGAARKQKIVDVAYEIATLVQQ
- a CDS encoding alpha/beta fold hydrolase; the protein is MLVIPTATGSKVSYTVEGSGPPLLLVHGAFSDHDSNWARVAPELRRYASVHAVARRGRGATEATLGHSLADEAQDVLAVIRAAGEPVALVGHSYGAHCALVAAAREPHRVTKLVLYEPAWPHLIQPDAFAALEALAGAGAWDQLAYAFFANVLHVPSEDLDAVRASDDWPPIVADARASLEDLRALGAYDFDAARFGNLRVPVLLQVGSESPREFYVTDALAAVLPDARVETLAGQAHEGMTTAPAEYVASVLRFLHADTPAAVTATVATRS
- a CDS encoding tetratricopeptide repeat protein, encoding MSATVAIAPFDNLSGDPAQDYFARGFVEDVATELSRFGTLEVLHPRAFGAAPLDADSARPVPAAHIVHGSVRRTGSSVRVNVQLVEAANGRQLWADRYDATAADLLAVQDAIAARIASTLAVRINEARLGIARRAPLSSLEAYDCWLRGLERLRTGSVEADAEARCFFERALQIDPGYARAYAGISLTHFNEWSCQAWVKWDEKERLAHEYARRALALDETDAVVQVVLGRILVYRRQYDEAAHHVERALLLNPNDTDVLVHAGLCQAYLGDLEAALETGTKAMRLNPAHPTWYAAPAGLALFLLGRDRECLELTPPTMMFVDVPAFLAASCAFTGDMESARRYLRRFLDDFQERIGFGRTAEPGEPLRWLLHVNPFRRPEDAERLARGLALAGLEADPDEGRPEAVARPLAPDASPATLRRDGPLWTMGFGGVSVRLTHQKGFLDLAQLLARPSIELHCLELADRPAEPAGDAPMLDDRARRELKARVCDLQREIDDADAACDLGRAEAAREELDRIVEHLSDAVGLGGRSRHLGSAAERARSAVTWRIRSAIRKVAAMHPRLGRHFENAVRTGTFCVYEPESPTAWTL
- a CDS encoding spinster family MFS transporter encodes the protein MGRPPRSLTGQPWYTLAVLTLANVCGLVDRQVIALLVEPIKRDLQISDTQVSLLMGLSFVLFYSVLGVPVGALVDRYSRRRIVAAGALLWSGMTVLCGFAQSFGQLLVLRMGVGVGEATLGPSAVSLLGDVFPRESRARAMSVFALGTFLGSGIAYAIGAYVAGVSAEGMTVSLPFFGPIRSWQVVFLVVGAPGLVVGALALTMHEPQRGARAAAASPREVFDYVRIHRRTLATLAFGFACSSAVNYGIAAWLATFFVRTHAWTATEAGALQGLLTMTFGVLGALAGGWLTDRWVYSGRADAPLLVAIIAAFGMIVTAGAYPLVSSSVVAAWLLVPVNIFAAMPWGAANAAVAEALPTHLRGQGTALYLLVVNLFAGVVGPTSVAVITDRVFANPSAVRYSLAICTVCGMVAVIAILGSGRSAYRHTVAARLS